Proteins found in one Streptococcus criceti HS-6 genomic segment:
- the addA gene encoding helicase-exonuclease AddAB subunit AddA — translation MVRDRFLSPQEIEELKAQEMTLSQAEERLPRTPEQIEAIYSNGTNVLVSASAGSGKTFVMVERIIDMLKRGVNISQLFISTFTVKAAGELKERIEDKLIKEIAKTQDQALKQHLSAQLGDIQNADIGTMDAFAQKLVNTYGYSLGVSPNFRIMQDKSEQDILKNEVYGDLFTSYMTGPDSHIFKQTVRNFTGQGKDSTGFRQVVYAVHAFSQSTADPKAWLEETFLKSYQVDFDQQVDAYLAPFLQEQDFGKILDQAQGFFRDHLSAVRGQFKKSYKYLANVENLLEALANVNLQAPLDQLQEQLQAVKAITSISRGLTMSIGSCKDESLKAFATDYNQERPNYLAPILDLERALSTVEALRIYQPQALPLLKVLQAFVLDFSAQYLERKKQENAFEFSDIAHLAIEILETDEPIRQLYQDKYHEVMVDEYQDNNHMQERLLDLLSNGHNRFMVGDIKQSIYRFRQADPMIFQAKFQVYDRSEDFQIGKSQGLLIILKENFRSHLEVLAATNAVFARLMDQAVGEITYDQSHFLVAGHAQKAQPAPANRTQVFIYDQGQKEEQESSLGGESTLPELSVGEVKLVVKEIIRLHQEEGVPFDDITLLVPTRTRNDQILATFEQYGVPLVAESGTGHYLKSLEILVMLDTLRTINNPLQDQSLLALLKSPMFHFGEDLLTRISLQAKRGNFYDKLLLSLNRTGDHPDLLTPKLYEQVETFNQVLKSWRTFARTNSLHDLIWKIYNDKFYYDYVGALANGQQRQANLYTLTLRAHQFEKTGFKGLPRFINMIDQIIATDNDLADVEVALPKNAVQLMTAHKSKGLEFPYVFLLNLDKTFNQQDQRSRVILSRHNGVGIQYVADLAERFPEAKFDHVKVAMETLPYQINQRQLHRAMLSEQMRLLYVAMTRAETKLYLVGKGSQEKLADRYQGNRDQERLSIAGRETWTSFQDWFLALKQNFPEDDLGFDLSFISDQDLEEMGSLEPNLPMDVDDQTHNRQSETISQALEALENVEKLNQQYAAAINLPTVRTPSQIKKFYQPLMDEEGMDIMEKRTITPKFDLPSFGKQNQVTGAAIGSATHELMQRIPLKETLSLTDLQVALAQVQAEPAVKKRIDLKKIAHFFQQEALGQEIIAESDKVVREAPFAMLYKDRDSQEEMVIRGIVDGFIRYEDHIVLFDYKTDSYQNPTDLVHRYQGQMDLYAKALRDSFRIQQVDKYLVCLGGKEVVVQAL, via the coding sequence ATGGTCCGAGATAGATTTTTAAGTCCCCAAGAAATTGAAGAGCTTAAGGCCCAAGAGATGACATTGAGTCAAGCAGAAGAGCGTTTGCCTCGTACGCCCGAACAGATTGAAGCCATCTATAGCAATGGTACTAACGTCTTAGTCTCGGCTTCGGCTGGTTCAGGGAAAACCTTCGTTATGGTTGAGCGAATTATTGACATGCTCAAACGGGGCGTCAACATCAGCCAGCTTTTCATCTCAACATTTACTGTCAAGGCAGCTGGTGAACTTAAGGAGCGGATTGAAGACAAACTGATTAAGGAAATTGCTAAAACTCAGGATCAAGCCCTCAAACAACATTTATCCGCTCAGTTAGGAGATATTCAAAACGCTGATATTGGAACTATGGATGCCTTTGCCCAGAAGCTGGTCAATACCTATGGCTATAGTCTGGGCGTATCTCCTAATTTTCGGATTATGCAGGACAAAAGTGAACAAGACATTCTTAAAAATGAAGTCTATGGTGATCTCTTTACCAGTTATATGACTGGTCCTGATAGCCATATTTTTAAACAAACAGTTCGTAATTTTACAGGTCAGGGGAAAGATTCGACGGGCTTTCGTCAGGTGGTTTATGCGGTCCATGCATTCAGTCAATCGACAGCAGATCCTAAGGCTTGGTTGGAGGAGACCTTCCTCAAGTCTTATCAAGTTGATTTTGATCAGCAGGTGGATGCTTATCTGGCACCTTTTCTGCAGGAGCAGGATTTTGGAAAGATTCTTGACCAAGCTCAAGGCTTTTTCCGCGATCATCTGAGTGCTGTTCGTGGTCAATTTAAAAAGTCTTATAAATATTTGGCCAATGTCGAAAATCTTTTGGAAGCCTTGGCTAATGTTAACCTTCAAGCTCCCTTAGACCAACTGCAGGAACAGTTGCAGGCGGTTAAGGCTATTACATCCATAAGTCGAGGGCTGACCATGAGTATCGGCTCCTGCAAGGATGAGTCTCTCAAGGCTTTTGCGACTGACTACAATCAGGAGCGGCCCAACTATTTGGCTCCTATCTTGGACTTGGAGCGGGCATTGTCAACGGTTGAAGCTCTGCGGATTTATCAGCCTCAGGCCCTGCCCCTGCTAAAAGTCCTGCAAGCTTTTGTGCTGGACTTCTCTGCCCAATATCTGGAGCGAAAAAAACAGGAAAATGCCTTTGAATTCAGCGACATTGCTCATTTAGCCATTGAGATTTTAGAGACTGATGAGCCGATTCGTCAGCTCTATCAGGACAAGTACCATGAGGTTATGGTCGATGAGTATCAGGATAACAACCACATGCAGGAGCGGCTGCTGGACTTGCTTTCCAATGGTCACAACCGCTTTATGGTAGGTGATATTAAGCAGTCTATCTATCGCTTTCGTCAGGCCGACCCTATGATTTTTCAGGCCAAGTTTCAAGTCTATGATAGGTCTGAGGACTTTCAGATCGGTAAAAGTCAGGGGCTCTTGATTATCCTCAAGGAAAATTTCCGCAGTCATTTGGAAGTCTTGGCAGCGACCAATGCTGTCTTTGCTCGCCTGATGGATCAAGCGGTCGGCGAGATTACCTATGATCAGAGTCACTTTTTAGTGGCGGGCCATGCTCAAAAAGCCCAGCCTGCTCCAGCCAACCGTACTCAGGTGTTTATCTACGACCAAGGCCAAAAAGAAGAGCAAGAGAGTTCTCTTGGTGGTGAGTCGACCCTTCCTGAATTATCGGTTGGCGAGGTTAAGCTGGTGGTTAAGGAAATTATTCGCCTCCATCAGGAAGAAGGCGTGCCTTTTGATGACATTACCCTCTTGGTGCCTACTCGAACCAGAAATGATCAAATTCTTGCGACCTTTGAGCAATACGGCGTGCCTCTAGTGGCTGAATCAGGCACAGGGCACTACCTCAAATCCCTAGAAATTCTGGTTATGCTGGATACCCTGCGGACCATCAATAATCCTTTGCAAGATCAATCTTTACTGGCCTTGCTCAAATCTCCTATGTTTCATTTTGGTGAGGATCTGCTGACAAGGATTTCCCTTCAGGCTAAGAGGGGTAATTTTTACGATAAACTGCTTTTATCCTTGAATCGTACAGGTGACCATCCTGACTTGCTAACGCCCAAACTTTATGAGCAAGTGGAGACCTTCAATCAGGTCTTGAAGTCTTGGAGGACCTTTGCTCGGACCAATAGTCTGCACGACCTCATCTGGAAGATTTACAATGACAAATTCTATTATGATTATGTAGGGGCTCTGGCCAATGGTCAACAGCGACAGGCCAATCTTTACACTTTAACCCTGCGAGCTCACCAGTTTGAAAAAACTGGTTTCAAAGGTCTGCCCCGCTTTATCAATATGATTGACCAAATTATCGCAACCGATAATGATTTGGCTGATGTTGAGGTGGCCCTGCCCAAGAATGCTGTTCAGCTGATGACAGCTCATAAGAGTAAGGGATTGGAATTTCCTTATGTCTTCCTGCTCAATTTGGACAAGACCTTTAACCAGCAAGATCAAAGAAGCAGGGTGATTCTCAGTCGGCACAATGGTGTTGGCATCCAGTATGTTGCTGATCTGGCTGAGCGGTTTCCAGAAGCTAAATTTGACCACGTCAAGGTGGCTATGGAGACCCTGCCTTATCAGATTAATCAGCGGCAGCTCCATCGTGCTATGCTGTCGGAACAGATGCGGCTTCTCTATGTGGCCATGACTCGGGCTGAAACCAAGCTCTATCTGGTCGGTAAAGGCAGTCAAGAAAAGTTAGCCGACAGGTATCAGGGAAATCGGGACCAAGAGCGCTTGAGTATTGCAGGGCGTGAGACGTGGACCAGTTTTCAGGATTGGTTCCTAGCCCTCAAACAAAATTTCCCAGAAGATGACTTGGGTTTTGACCTCTCTTTTATTTCTGATCAAGACTTAGAGGAGATGGGCAGCTTAGAACCTAATCTGCCCATGGATGTAGATGATCAGACCCATAACCGCCAATCGGAGACAATCAGCCAAGCTCTGGAAGCTCTGGAAAATGTTGAAAAACTCAATCAACAGTATGCAGCAGCCATCAATCTTCCGACTGTCCGTACTCCGAGTCAAATTAAGAAGTTTTACCAACCCTTGATGGATGAAGAGGGCATGGATATTATGGAAAAACGGACTATCACACCTAAATTTGATCTGCCTAGCTTTGGTAAGCAGAACCAAGTTACAGGAGCCGCTATTGGCTCAGCGACCCATGAGCTCATGCAGCGAATCCCTCTGAAAGAGACCTTGTCCTTAACGGATTTACAGGTTGCTCTAGCCCAAGTTCAAGCTGAACCAGCTGTAAAAAAGAGAATTGACCTGAAAAAAATTGCTCATTTCTTCCAGCAAGAAGCTCTGGGTCAGGAAATCATCGCCGAGAGTGATAAGGTTGTACGGGAAGCTCCTTTTGCTATGCTCTACAAAGACAGAGATTCTCAAGAAGAGATGGTTATTCGGGGAATTGTTGATGGCTTTATTCGCTATGAGGACCACATTGTCCTCTTTGACTACAAGACGGATTCCTACCAAAACCCCACGGACCTCGTCCATCGGTATCAAGGCCAAATGGACCTCTATGCCAAGGCTCTCAGAGATTCTTTCAGAATTCAGCAGGTTGACAAATACTTAGTCTGCTTAGGCGGCAAAGAGGTAGTGGTCCAAGCCCTTTAG